A region from the Triticum aestivum cultivar Chinese Spring chromosome 3D, IWGSC CS RefSeq v2.1, whole genome shotgun sequence genome encodes:
- the LOC123080443 gene encoding uncharacterized protein, which yields MTAAMRMLTYGIAADGADEYIRSAEATNLESCKKFVIKVCEVFGERYLRSPNEEDIARLLAIGEERGFPGMLGSIDCMHWGWKNCPKKWHGMFKGHVSEPTMILEAVASQDLWIWHAYFGLPGSLNDINVLQRSPVFTKLAEGQTPPVNYSINGHQYTMGYYLADGIYPRWATFVKSIPAPDTRKHKTFAKRQEGARKDVERAFGVLQSRFAIVRGPAKGWKRKEIGDVMKACVIMHNMIVEEERQTGRQSCTFEAMGERVTVSRTHAEQLSSFIQMTHRIRNQGEHDQLKLDLIDHVWQKFGNE from the coding sequence ATGACCGCGGCAATGCGGATGCTAACATATGGAATAGCAGCTGATGGTGCTGATGAGTACATCCGGTCCGCTGAGGCTACTAATTTAGAGTCTTGCAAGAAATTTGTGATCAAAGTTTGTGAAGTTTTTGGGGAAAGGTACCTGAGATCTCCAAATGAAGAAGACATTGCTAGGTTACTTGCAATAGGGGAGGAAAGAGGATTTCCTGGTATGTTAGGGAGCATAGATTGCATGCACTGGGGTTGGAAAAATTGCCCCAAAAAATGGCATGGCATGTTTAAAGGCCATGTCAGCGAGCCCACTATGATCTTGGAAGCAGTTGCTTCAcaagatctttggatttggcatgcttatTTTGGTTTACCAGGGTCTCTGAATGATATAAATGTTCTTCAACGTTCTCCTGTTTTTACAAAGCTAGCTGAAGGCCAAACTCCTCCAGTGAATTATAGCATCAATGGCCATCAGTACACAATGGGGTATTATCTTGCAGATGGTATCTATCCACGATGGGCAACATTTGTGAAGAGCATACCAGCTCCAGATACCAGAAAACATAAAACTTTTGCCAAGAGGCAAGAGGGGGCTAGGAAAGATGTGGAACGAGCCTTTGGAGTTCTTCAATCCCGTTTTGCCATTGTTCGTGGACCTGCTAAAGGATGGAAACGTAAAGAAATCGGTGATGTCATGAAAGCTTGTGTCATAATGCACAATATGATAGTTGAAGAGGAGCGACAAACTGGTCGGCAAAGCTGCACTTTTGAGGCAATGGGAGAAAGAGTCACGGTCTCTCGTACTCATGCGGAACAACTGAGCTCTTTTATTCAGATGACTCACCGGATTAGAAATCAAGGTGAACATGATCAGCTTAAACTTGATCTAATTGACCATGTGTGGCAAAAGTTTGGAAACGAGTGA